A window of Dickeya zeae NCPPB 2538 contains these coding sequences:
- the lptB gene encoding LPS export ABC transporter ATP-binding protein: protein MATLIAENLAKAYKGRKVVENVSLNVNSGEIVGLLGPNGAGKTTTFYMVVGIVPRDEGRIVIDDEDISLLPLHDRARRGIGYLPQEASIFRRLSVYNNLMAVLEIRKDLTREQQQDRANELMEEFHIVHLRDSLGQSLSGGERRRVEIARALAANPKFILLDEPFAGVDPISVLDIKKIIEHLRDSGLGVLITDHNVRETLDVCERAYIVSQGQLIAHGSPMDILANEQVKRVYLGEGFRL, encoded by the coding sequence ATGGCAACACTAATCGCCGAAAATCTGGCCAAGGCGTATAAAGGCCGCAAAGTGGTGGAAAACGTCAGCCTGAATGTCAATTCCGGCGAAATCGTTGGGCTGCTTGGCCCTAATGGGGCCGGCAAGACAACCACTTTCTATATGGTTGTCGGTATCGTCCCGCGCGACGAAGGCCGTATCGTAATCGACGATGAGGACATCAGCCTGCTGCCGCTGCACGATCGCGCCCGCCGCGGTATTGGTTACCTGCCGCAGGAAGCCTCGATTTTCCGGCGACTGAGCGTCTACAACAACCTGATGGCGGTACTGGAGATCAGAAAAGATCTGACCCGCGAGCAACAGCAGGATCGCGCCAACGAACTGATGGAAGAGTTTCATATTGTTCACCTGCGCGATAGTCTGGGACAATCGTTGTCCGGTGGTGAACGCCGACGGGTGGAAATCGCCCGGGCGCTGGCTGCCAACCCCAAATTCATCCTGCTGGACGAACCCTTTGCGGGGGTAGATCCGATTTCGGTTCTCGACATCAAGAAAATCATTGAGCATTTGCGCGATAGTGGGTTAGGTGTACTGATTACCGACCATAATGTCCGTGAAACGCTCGATGTCTGTGAACGTGCCTATATCGTGAGTCAGGGCCAGCTTATTGCCCACGGCTCCCCGATGGATATACTGGCGAATGAGCAGGTAAAACGAGTCTATCTGGGCGAAGGCTTCCGACTCTAA
- the rpoN gene encoding RNA polymerase factor sigma-54: MKQGLQLRLSQQLAMTPQLQQAIRLLQLSTLELQQEIQQALESNPLLEQADIHDEIETQEISDSEALDTREALEQKEMPDELPLDAAWDEIYTAGTPSGTSTDYRDEELPVYQGETTQTLQDYLMWQVELTPFSDTDAAIATSIVDAVDNTGYLTVSLDDIRESIGNEEVTLEEVEAVLKRVQRFDPVGVAARDLRECLLVQLSQFSSDIPRLSEARLIVSDYLDLLANHDFRTLIRTSRLKEDVLKEALALIQSLDPRPGQSINTGESEYVIPDVLVRKVQGHWMVELNTDSVPRLQINQQYAALGNSARNDSDGQFIRSHLQEARWLIKSLESRNDTLLKVTRCIVEQQQAFFEHGEEFMKPMVLADIAQAVDMHESTISRVTTQKFLHSPRGIFELKYFFSSHVNTDSGGEASSTAIRALVKKLIAAENPAKPLSDSKLTTLLSEQGIIVARRTVAKYRESLSIPPSNQRKQLV, from the coding sequence ATGAAGCAAGGTTTGCAACTCAGGCTCAGCCAGCAACTGGCTATGACACCGCAGTTACAGCAGGCCATCCGCCTGCTGCAGTTGTCCACGCTTGAACTCCAGCAGGAAATCCAACAGGCGCTGGAAAGCAACCCGTTGCTGGAGCAGGCCGATATTCATGACGAAATAGAAACCCAGGAAATCAGCGACAGCGAAGCGTTGGACACCCGCGAGGCGCTGGAGCAAAAAGAGATGCCCGACGAGTTACCGCTCGACGCCGCCTGGGATGAAATCTACACCGCCGGTACACCTTCCGGCACCAGCACTGACTACCGTGATGAGGAATTACCGGTCTATCAGGGTGAAACCACGCAGACACTGCAGGATTACCTGATGTGGCAGGTAGAACTGACGCCGTTTTCCGATACCGATGCCGCGATTGCCACGTCCATCGTCGATGCGGTGGACAACACCGGTTACCTGACGGTATCGCTGGATGACATCCGTGAGAGCATCGGCAATGAAGAGGTGACGCTGGAAGAAGTGGAGGCGGTGCTCAAACGTGTGCAACGTTTTGACCCTGTCGGCGTGGCCGCCCGCGATTTGCGCGAATGCCTGCTGGTACAGCTATCGCAGTTCAGCAGCGACATTCCTCGCCTGAGCGAAGCCAGGCTGATTGTCAGCGACTATCTTGATTTGCTCGCCAACCATGACTTCCGCACCCTGATCCGCACCAGTCGCCTCAAAGAGGACGTATTGAAAGAAGCGTTGGCGCTGATTCAGTCACTGGATCCACGCCCCGGGCAGTCTATCAACACCGGCGAATCCGAGTATGTCATTCCAGACGTCCTGGTGCGCAAGGTACAAGGCCACTGGATGGTAGAACTCAACACCGACAGCGTGCCACGGCTGCAAATCAACCAACAGTATGCTGCGCTTGGCAACAGTGCGCGTAACGACAGCGACGGGCAGTTCATTCGCAGTCATTTGCAGGAAGCGCGCTGGCTCATCAAGAGTCTGGAAAGCCGTAACGATACCCTGTTGAAAGTCACCCGTTGCATTGTGGAGCAACAACAGGCGTTCTTCGAACACGGTGAAGAATTTATGAAACCCATGGTGCTGGCGGATATCGCTCAGGCCGTGGATATGCATGAGTCCACCATTTCCCGCGTGACAACCCAGAAATTTTTGCACAGTCCGCGTGGTATTTTTGAGCTGAAGTATTTCTTTTCCAGCCACGTCAATACAGACAGCGGCGGCGAGGCATCGTCCACCGCTATCCGTGCGCTGGTGAAAAAACTCATTGCAGCGGAAAATCCCGCTAAACCGCTGAGCGACAGCAAGCTGACCACTCTGCTTTCCGAACAGGGAATCATTGTGGCCCGCCGTACCGTCGCCAAGTATCGAGAGTCTTTATCTATCCCGCCGTCAAACCAACGCAAACAGCTGGTTTGA
- the hpf gene encoding ribosome hibernation promoting factor encodes MQLNITGHHVEITDAMREFVTSKFAKLEQYFDRINQVYVVLKVEKILHIADATIHVNGGELHATSEADDMYAAIDLLIDKLARQLNKHKDKLKQH; translated from the coding sequence ATGCAGCTTAACATTACCGGACACCACGTCGAAATCACGGATGCTATGCGCGAATTCGTGACCTCAAAATTCGCCAAACTTGAGCAATACTTTGATCGTATCAATCAGGTGTACGTGGTACTGAAAGTGGAGAAGATCCTGCACATTGCAGATGCCACGATCCACGTCAACGGAGGTGAACTGCATGCCACATCGGAAGCGGATGATATGTATGCCGCCATCGATCTACTGATCGACAAGCTGGCGAGACAGTTAAACAAACATAAGGATAAACTGAAACAGCACTGA
- the mlaE gene encoding lipid asymmetry maintenance ABC transporter permease subunit MlaE, producing MLVQALASLGRVGIQVCASFGRAGLMLFNALVGKPEPARQWPLLRKQLYSVGVQSLLIIMVSGVFIGMVLGLQGYLVLTTYSAEASLGMMVALSLLRELGPVVTALLFAGRAGSALTAEIGLMKATEQLSSMEMMAVDPLRRVVAPRFWAGVISMPLLTVIFVAVGIWGGALVGVDWKGIDGGFFWSAMQNAVEWQKDLLNCVIKSLVFAITVTWIALFNGYDAIPTSEGISRATTRTVVHSSLAVLGLDFVLTALMFGK from the coding sequence ATGCTAGTACAGGCATTAGCGTCGCTAGGACGTGTTGGCATCCAGGTTTGTGCCTCTTTCGGGCGTGCCGGGCTGATGTTGTTCAATGCGCTGGTGGGCAAGCCGGAACCGGCCAGACAGTGGCCGCTGTTGCGTAAGCAACTCTATAGCGTTGGCGTGCAATCATTGCTGATCATTATGGTATCCGGCGTGTTTATCGGCATGGTATTGGGTCTGCAGGGCTATCTGGTTCTGACCACCTACAGTGCGGAAGCCAGCCTGGGCATGATGGTGGCGCTGTCATTGTTACGTGAGCTGGGGCCGGTGGTGACGGCGTTGTTGTTCGCCGGGCGTGCCGGTTCTGCCCTGACGGCGGAAATCGGACTGATGAAGGCGACCGAGCAGTTATCCAGTATGGAAATGATGGCGGTAGACCCGTTGCGCCGTGTCGTCGCGCCGCGGTTTTGGGCCGGGGTAATTTCCATGCCTTTGCTGACGGTGATTTTTGTCGCCGTTGGTATTTGGGGCGGCGCACTGGTTGGCGTGGACTGGAAAGGAATCGACGGTGGTTTTTTCTGGTCGGCGATGCAAAACGCGGTGGAATGGCAGAAAGATCTACTTAACTGTGTGATTAAGAGCCTGGTGTTTGCCATTACCGTTACCTGGATTGCGCTGTTTAACGGTTATGACGCGATTCCGACGTCAGAAGGCATCAGCCGCGCGACGACCCGCACGGTGGTGCACTCGTCGCTGGCGGTACTGGGATTGGATTTTGTGCTGACGGCACTGATGTTTGGGAAATAA
- the mlaC gene encoding phospholipid-binding protein MlaC, with amino-acid sequence MLKRLLMVALLVVAPFVSAADQTNPYSLMRDAAQKTFDRLKNEQSHIQQDPNYLRTVVREELLPYVQIKYAGALVLGQYYKSATPEQREAYFTAFGSYLEQAYGQALASYHGQTYEIAPEQPLGNAEIVSIRVTIIDNGGRPPIRLDFQWRKNTKTGYWQAYDMIAEGVSMITTKQNEWASTLRQSGVDGLTKQLQAAAQQPITLDQKNG; translated from the coding sequence ATGTTAAAACGTTTATTGATGGTGGCTTTGTTGGTGGTGGCCCCGTTTGTCAGTGCAGCGGATCAAACTAATCCTTACAGCCTGATGCGCGATGCGGCGCAGAAAACGTTTGATCGTCTTAAAAACGAACAGTCGCATATTCAGCAGGACCCTAACTATCTGCGCACCGTGGTACGTGAAGAACTGCTGCCTTACGTGCAGATAAAATACGCTGGTGCGCTGGTGCTGGGGCAGTATTACAAGAGTGCCACGCCAGAACAGCGCGAAGCCTATTTCACGGCGTTTGGATCGTATCTGGAGCAAGCCTACGGTCAGGCGCTGGCGTCTTACCATGGACAGACTTACGAGATAGCGCCGGAACAACCACTGGGCAACGCCGAGATTGTGTCTATCCGCGTCACTATTATTGACAATGGTGGTCGTCCGCCGATTCGACTGGACTTTCAGTGGCGTAAAAACACCAAAACCGGCTACTGGCAGGCTTATGACATGATCGCCGAAGGGGTGAGCATGATTACCACCAAGCAGAACGAATGGGCTTCCACGTTGCGCCAGAGTGGCGTTGATGGGTTGACGAAGCAACTGCAAGCGGCGGCTCAGCAGCCGATTACGTTGGATCAGAAAAATGGCTGA
- the mlaF gene encoding phospholipid ABC transporter ATP-binding protein MlaF: MNHENLVEIRGLSFRRGSRPIFSDVSLNVPKQKITAIMGPSGIGKTTLLRLIGGQLQPDSGEIWFDGENIPTLSRSRLYETRKKMSMLFQSGALFTDLNVFDNVAWPLREHTRLPEPLLQSTVMMKLEAVGLRGAAQLMPSELSGGMARRAALARAIALDPQLIMFDEPFVGQDPITMGVLVKLIDELNHALGVTCIVVSHDVPEVLSIADHAYIIADQRVVAQGAPAELQQNDDPRVRQFLDGIADGPVPFRYPAGDYQRGLLGLGE; this comes from the coding sequence ATGAACCACGAAAATCTGGTAGAAATTCGCGGGCTCAGTTTCCGGCGAGGCAGCAGGCCGATTTTTTCGGATGTCTCGCTGAATGTGCCAAAGCAAAAAATTACGGCCATCATGGGGCCGTCCGGCATCGGTAAAACCACGCTGTTACGGCTGATTGGCGGTCAACTGCAACCAGACAGCGGTGAAATCTGGTTCGACGGGGAAAATATTCCGACACTTTCCCGTTCCCGTTTGTATGAAACACGTAAGAAAATGAGCATGTTGTTTCAGTCCGGTGCGTTATTTACCGACCTGAATGTGTTCGACAATGTTGCCTGGCCGCTACGGGAACATACGCGTCTGCCTGAACCGTTGCTGCAAAGCACGGTGATGATGAAGCTGGAAGCGGTGGGGTTGCGCGGTGCGGCACAACTGATGCCGTCAGAACTGTCGGGCGGTATGGCAAGGCGTGCAGCACTGGCGCGTGCGATTGCGCTGGATCCGCAACTGATTATGTTTGATGAGCCTTTCGTTGGCCAGGACCCGATCACGATGGGGGTGCTGGTGAAGCTCATCGATGAATTAAATCACGCGCTTGGCGTGACCTGTATCGTGGTGTCTCACGATGTGCCGGAAGTGCTGAGTATCGCCGATCATGCCTACATTATTGCCGATCAGCGTGTCGTGGCACAGGGCGCACCGGCTGAACTGCAGCAGAATGACGATCCGCGTGTCAGGCAGTTTCTCGATGGCATTGCCGATGGCCCGGTACCGTTCCGCTATCCGGCGGGCGATTACCAGCGTGGGCTGTTAGGTTTGGGGGAGTAA
- a CDS encoding calcium/sodium antiporter, with the protein MLFATVLLIVGLVLLVYGADRVVYGAAVLARTLGVPPMIIGMTIVGMGTSLPELMVSVTAALNHQTDMAVGNVLGSNIANILLILGSAVLIRPLTLHSTLLRQELPPMLVVTLLCGVLLHDSFLSRLDGVILLLTACGCILLMLRMAHAAQRRGDDSLTREQMAELPRENNQTVALLWLLLGLIILPMSARIVIDNATVIANYFNISELTIGLTVLAVGTSLPELATAIVGTLKKEDDIALGNLIGSNIFNIVIVLGVPALLSPGAVNPLAFTRDYWVMLGVSALLTVLCLRQKRRIGQGAGALLLCAFIAYLSVLFLFS; encoded by the coding sequence ATGCTTTTTGCGACAGTACTGTTAATTGTTGGTTTAGTGTTACTGGTTTATGGCGCCGACCGAGTGGTGTATGGCGCGGCTGTACTGGCGCGTACATTGGGTGTACCGCCGATGATTATCGGCATGACGATCGTGGGTATGGGGACCTCGCTACCCGAATTGATGGTCTCGGTTACCGCAGCGCTCAACCATCAGACCGACATGGCGGTAGGCAATGTATTAGGGTCGAATATTGCCAACATCCTGTTAATCCTCGGCAGCGCCGTGCTAATCCGCCCGCTGACATTGCATTCCACGCTGCTGCGTCAGGAACTCCCACCAATGCTGGTGGTCACGCTGTTGTGTGGTGTTCTGCTGCATGACAGTTTTCTCAGCCGCTTGGACGGCGTGATCCTGCTGCTGACCGCCTGCGGTTGTATCCTGTTGATGTTACGTATGGCTCACGCCGCTCAACGTCGTGGTGACGACAGCCTGACACGCGAACAAATGGCTGAGTTGCCCAGAGAGAACAACCAAACCGTGGCGTTGTTATGGTTGCTACTCGGCCTGATTATTCTGCCGATGTCGGCGCGTATTGTGATCGATAACGCCACAGTTATCGCTAATTACTTTAATATCAGCGAACTGACCATTGGGCTCACCGTGTTGGCCGTCGGCACCAGTCTGCCGGAATTGGCGACCGCTATCGTCGGCACACTAAAGAAAGAAGACGACATCGCGCTCGGTAACCTGATTGGTTCGAATATCTTTAATATCGTGATAGTGCTGGGCGTGCCCGCTCTCTTGTCCCCTGGCGCGGTCAATCCGCTCGCGTTTACGCGCGATTACTGGGTGATGCTGGGGGTCAGCGCGCTCCTGACGGTTCTCTGTCTCCGCCAGAAACGGCGCATCGGTCAGGGTGCTGGCGCATTGTTGTTGTGTGCGTTCATCGCGTACCTTTCGGTGCTGTTCTTGTTCTCATAG
- the kdsC gene encoding 3-deoxy-manno-octulosonate-8-phosphatase KdsC → MSETRSQTDTCYGPVDTLVMQRARDIRLLICDVDGVLSDGLIYMGNQGEELKTFHVRDGYGIRCLLTSDIDVAIITGRSSQLLIDRCQTLGIRHLYQGQSDKILAFRELLDTLSLTASQVAYIGDDLIDWPVMAEVGLSVAVADAHPLLLPRAHYVTRIGGGRGAVREICDLILLAQGKLDFAKGLSI, encoded by the coding sequence ATGAGTGAAACCCGGTCGCAAACCGATACCTGTTACGGGCCTGTCGATACCCTGGTGATGCAGCGTGCCCGTGATATACGTCTGTTAATCTGCGATGTCGACGGTGTCCTGTCTGATGGCCTGATTTACATGGGAAATCAGGGCGAAGAGCTGAAAACCTTTCATGTCCGCGACGGTTACGGCATTCGCTGCCTGCTGACGTCGGATATCGACGTGGCGATTATCACCGGCCGCTCATCGCAGTTACTCATCGACCGCTGCCAGACATTGGGAATACGCCACTTATATCAGGGACAATCAGATAAGATTTTGGCCTTCCGCGAGCTGTTGGATACACTGTCGCTCACTGCCAGCCAGGTGGCGTATATCGGCGACGATCTGATCGACTGGCCGGTGATGGCCGAGGTAGGGTTAAGCGTCGCCGTCGCGGACGCCCACCCACTGTTGCTACCCCGAGCGCATTACGTCACGCGTATCGGCGGCGGCCGTGGCGCAGTACGAGAGATTTGCGATCTTATTCTGCTGGCACAGGGTAAACTGGACTTTGCCAAAGGGCTGTCGATATGA
- the mlaD gene encoding outer membrane lipid asymmetry maintenance protein MlaD, producing the protein MQTKKHEIGVGVFMLIALCAIIFLCLKVADLKSLGQQQTYRLYATFDNIGGLKVRSPVKVGGVVIGRVVDISLDTKTYLPRVAMDIDKRYNHIPDTSSLAVRTSGLLGEQYLALNIGFEDEDMGTSILQDGGTIQDTKPAMVLEDLIGQFLYKSGGNNTDNASQNNANQGHTEPTAPKPAEKNGDAAKPEASEKPAQQP; encoded by the coding sequence ATGCAAACAAAGAAACATGAAATAGGGGTTGGCGTGTTCATGCTGATCGCACTGTGCGCCATCATCTTTTTATGCCTGAAGGTGGCGGACCTGAAATCGCTCGGGCAACAGCAGACTTACCGTTTGTATGCCACGTTCGACAATATTGGCGGCCTCAAGGTGCGTTCGCCGGTAAAAGTCGGCGGTGTGGTGATTGGCCGTGTCGTGGATATTTCGCTGGATACCAAGACCTATCTGCCGCGGGTAGCGATGGATATCGATAAGCGCTACAACCACATTCCGGATACCAGCTCGCTGGCGGTTCGTACTTCCGGTCTGCTGGGGGAACAGTATCTGGCGTTGAATATTGGTTTTGAAGACGAGGACATGGGCACCTCGATTCTGCAGGACGGCGGGACTATTCAGGATACCAAGCCTGCTATGGTTCTGGAGGATCTTATCGGTCAATTCCTATATAAGAGCGGTGGCAACAATACTGACAATGCCAGCCAGAATAATGCGAATCAGGGGCATACCGAACCGACCGCGCCTAAACCGGCCGAGAAAAACGGTGATGCGGCAAAACCTGAAGCCAGCGAAAAACCGGCCCAACAGCCTTGA
- the kdsD gene encoding arabinose-5-phosphate isomerase KdsD → MSHFELQPGFDFQSAGRQVLSIERDSLAQLDQYIDHNFSRACEKMFYCHGKVVVMGMGKSGHIGCKMAATFASTGTPAFFVHPGEASHGDLGMITAQDIVIAISNSGESHEILALIPVLKRLQVCLICMTGNPESTMAKAADIHLCVHVSQEACPLGLAPTSSTTATLVMGDALAVALLKARGFTAEDFALSHPGGALGRKLLLRINDIMHTGDEIPRVGQDASLRDALLEITRKNLGMTVICGPDDRIEGIFTDGDLRRVFDMNIDLNSAGIADVMTRGGIRVTPQTLAVDALNLMQSRHITSLLVAEGDRLLGIVHMHDMLRAGVV, encoded by the coding sequence ATGTCACATTTCGAGTTACAACCGGGTTTCGACTTCCAGAGTGCGGGTCGGCAGGTTTTATCCATCGAGCGCGACAGCCTCGCGCAGTTGGACCAGTACATTGACCACAATTTCTCCCGCGCCTGCGAGAAAATGTTTTACTGCCACGGCAAAGTCGTGGTGATGGGCATGGGTAAATCCGGTCATATTGGTTGCAAGATGGCCGCGACCTTTGCCAGTACTGGCACTCCCGCTTTTTTTGTTCACCCCGGCGAAGCCAGCCACGGTGATTTGGGGATGATCACCGCGCAAGACATTGTGATCGCTATTTCCAACTCGGGTGAATCTCATGAGATTCTGGCGCTCATCCCGGTGTTAAAACGCCTGCAAGTGTGTCTTATCTGCATGACCGGTAACCCGGAAAGCACCATGGCGAAAGCCGCCGATATCCATCTTTGCGTCCACGTCTCCCAGGAAGCCTGCCCGCTGGGTCTGGCACCGACCTCCAGTACCACCGCGACCCTGGTGATGGGCGATGCGCTGGCAGTGGCGCTATTGAAAGCGCGCGGCTTTACGGCTGAAGACTTTGCATTGTCACACCCCGGCGGCGCACTCGGTCGCAAACTGCTGTTGCGAATCAACGATATCATGCACACTGGCGACGAGATCCCCCGTGTCGGTCAAGACGCCTCACTGCGCGACGCCCTGCTGGAGATTACCCGCAAAAATCTGGGGATGACGGTCATTTGCGGTCCGGATGATCGCATCGAAGGCATTTTCACCGACGGTGACTTGCGCCGGGTGTTCGATATGAATATCGACCTTAACAGCGCGGGTATCGCCGATGTGATGACGCGCGGTGGTATTCGGGTGACACCGCAAACCCTGGCGGTGGATGCCCTGAATCTGATGCAGTCCCGCCATATTACCTCGCTGCTGGTCGCAGAGGGCGATCGCCTGCTGGGGATTGTCCACATGCACGATATGCTGCGCGCAGGTGTGGTATAA
- the ptsN gene encoding PTS IIA-like nitrogen regulatory protein PtsN: MNNEPVMQLSTVLRKECTRSAVHCQSKKRALEIISELAARQLNLPPQMVFEAILTRERMGSTGIGNGIAIPHGKLEDDNTLGAVGVFIQLEQPIAFDAIDNQPVDLLFALLVPTEQCKTHLHTLSLVAKRLADKTVCKRLRAAQSDEELYQIMIEADDLPDQP; encoded by the coding sequence ATGAACAACGAGCCCGTTATGCAACTTAGCACCGTCCTCCGTAAGGAGTGCACGCGTAGCGCCGTCCACTGTCAGAGCAAAAAGCGCGCGCTGGAAATTATCAGTGAACTGGCCGCCAGACAGCTCAATTTGCCGCCGCAGATGGTGTTTGAAGCCATTCTGACCCGCGAGCGCATGGGCAGTACCGGAATCGGCAATGGTATCGCCATTCCGCACGGCAAGCTGGAGGACGACAATACGCTCGGTGCAGTCGGCGTCTTTATCCAGTTGGAACAACCGATAGCGTTTGATGCCATCGATAACCAGCCGGTCGATCTGCTTTTTGCCTTGCTGGTTCCTACTGAACAATGTAAAACCCATTTGCATACGCTATCGCTTGTCGCCAAACGACTGGCGGATAAAACCGTGTGTAAGCGCCTGCGCGCTGCCCAAAGCGATGAAGAGCTCTATCAGATCATGATCGAAGCGGATGATCTGCCCGACCAGCCCTGA
- the lptC gene encoding LPS export ABC transporter periplasmic protein LptC, with product MSKTKRWLTLLLALIALVLIGLNLTTRREGSGPTEVQNNDPAYTMQQNTTMVYDPTGKLSYRLVAEKAEHYNAEQVSWFTQPVATMFNEQAIATWSVRADRAKLTKDRMLYLYGHVEVTSLTDDSQLKRIKTDNAQINLVTQDVTSDDEVTLYGANFTSNGLKMRGNLRSKTAELIDKVKSYYEIQPKN from the coding sequence ATGAGTAAAACGAAACGCTGGCTGACGTTGTTGCTGGCATTGATTGCGCTGGTGCTTATCGGGTTAAATTTAACGACCCGACGGGAAGGAAGCGGGCCGACTGAAGTACAAAATAATGACCCGGCCTACACCATGCAGCAAAACACCACGATGGTGTATGACCCGACCGGGAAACTGAGTTATAGGCTGGTAGCTGAAAAAGCCGAGCACTACAACGCCGAACAAGTCAGCTGGTTTACTCAACCGGTGGCGACCATGTTCAACGAACAGGCTATCGCGACCTGGTCGGTGCGCGCGGATCGCGCCAAGCTGACAAAAGATCGCATGTTGTATCTGTACGGTCATGTCGAGGTCACCAGCCTGACCGACGATTCGCAGTTAAAGCGGATTAAAACGGATAATGCACAGATTAATCTGGTTACGCAGGACGTGACATCAGATGATGAGGTCACCCTGTACGGTGCCAACTTTACCTCTAACGGACTGAAAATGCGCGGAAACCTGCGCAGCAAAACCGCTGAGTTGATCGATAAGGTAAAATCCTATTATGAAATCCAACCAAAAAATTAA
- the lptA gene encoding lipopolysaccharide ABC transporter substrate-binding protein LptA, whose translation MKSNQKINVLHSILIASSLFAVSIPALALTGDTEQPIHITSDQQALDMQGNVVTFTGNVIVTQGSIKAQADKVVVTRPNGQQGHEIIEGYGNPATFYQMQDNGKPVKGHAQKIRYEMDKQLVTLTGDAYLEQLDSNVKGDRITYLVQQQQMEAFSDKGKRVTTVLVPTQLQDKGAQNGAKPGSNTGKPTKQQ comes from the coding sequence ATGAAATCCAACCAAAAAATTAATGTGTTACACAGCATCCTGATCGCCAGCTCGCTTTTTGCCGTCAGTATTCCGGCACTGGCACTTACCGGAGATACCGAGCAACCGATCCACATTACGTCCGACCAGCAGGCGCTGGATATGCAAGGCAATGTGGTGACGTTTACCGGCAACGTTATCGTCACGCAGGGGTCGATAAAAGCACAGGCCGACAAAGTCGTCGTAACCCGTCCTAACGGCCAGCAAGGTCATGAAATTATCGAAGGCTACGGCAATCCGGCAACCTTCTACCAAATGCAGGACAACGGTAAACCCGTTAAAGGTCATGCTCAGAAAATACGCTATGAAATGGACAAGCAACTGGTCACGTTGACCGGCGATGCTTATCTGGAACAGCTGGACAGCAACGTCAAAGGCGACCGCATCACCTATCTGGTACAGCAACAGCAGATGGAAGCGTTCAGCGACAAAGGCAAACGAGTCACTACCGTGCTGGTCCCGACGCAATTGCAGGACAAAGGCGCGCAAAATGGCGCCAAGCCCGGCAGCAACACCGGCAAGCCCACCAAACAACAGTGA
- the rapZ gene encoding RNase adapter RapZ: MVLMIVSGRSGSGKSVALRALEDMGFYCVDNLPVVLLPELAQTLAERNISAAVSIDVRNLPETPEVLEHALTRLPQSFSPQLLFLDADRNTLIRRYSDTRRLHPLSSKNLSLESAIDEENDLLEPLRSRADLIIDTSEMSVHELAEMLRTRLLGKRERELTMVFESFGYKHGIPIDADYVFDVRFLPNPHWDPKLRPMTGLDKPVAAFLDRHTEVHNFIYQTRSYLELWLPMLETNNRSYLTVAIGCTGGKHRSVYIAEQLADYFRSRGKNVQSRHRTLEKRKS; this comes from the coding sequence ATGGTGCTGATGATTGTCAGTGGTCGCTCAGGCTCGGGAAAATCCGTAGCTTTGCGCGCGCTGGAAGACATGGGTTTCTATTGTGTAGATAACCTGCCGGTGGTGCTGTTGCCCGAGCTGGCGCAGACGCTGGCGGAACGGAATATTTCCGCCGCTGTCAGCATTGACGTGCGTAACCTGCCGGAAACGCCGGAAGTGCTGGAACATGCCCTGACTCGTCTGCCACAGAGCTTTTCACCGCAATTGCTGTTTCTGGATGCCGATCGCAACACGCTGATTCGGCGTTACAGCGACACCCGCCGTCTGCATCCTCTTTCCAGCAAAAATCTGTCGCTGGAAAGCGCTATCGACGAAGAAAATGACCTGCTGGAGCCGCTGCGTTCCCGTGCCGACCTTATCATCGATACGTCGGAAATGTCGGTACATGAACTGGCGGAAATGTTGCGTACCCGTTTGCTCGGCAAGCGCGAGCGTGAACTGACCATGGTATTCGAGTCATTCGGCTACAAGCATGGCATTCCGATTGATGCCGACTACGTGTTTGACGTGCGTTTCCTGCCAAACCCGCACTGGGATCCCAAATTGCGCCCGATGACCGGTCTGGATAAACCGGTGGCGGCGTTTCTGGACCGGCACACCGAAGTCCACAATTTTATTTATCAGACCCGCAGCTATCTGGAACTGTGGCTGCCAATGCTGGAAACCAACAATCGCAGCTACCTTACCGTCGCTATCGGTTGTACCGGCGGTAAACACCGCTCCGTCTACATCGCGGAACAACTGGCGGACTACTTTCGCTCCCGTGGCAAGAATGTGCAGTCACGCCACCGAACGCTGGAAAAACGTAAATCATGA